A window of the Rhodoluna limnophila genome harbors these coding sequences:
- the rnpA gene encoding ribonuclease P protein component, which translates to MLARENRLLKADDFRMTMKTGRKVGSDHLVIYLKRDEALPQARFGFVVAKTVGGAVKRNLVKRRMREIARELLKEVDSQMTVVVRALPGAAELDWNKLREELKTAFYTAVHKTAKS; encoded by the coding sequence ATGTTGGCCCGCGAAAACCGTCTGCTCAAGGCAGACGATTTTCGTATGACCATGAAAACTGGTCGCAAGGTTGGTTCAGACCATCTAGTTATCTATCTAAAGCGGGATGAGGCATTGCCTCAGGCCCGCTTTGGCTTTGTGGTGGCAAAGACGGTAGGTGGCGCGGTAAAAAGAAACCTGGTCAAGCGCCGAATGCGCGAAATTGCTCGGGAATTACTAAAAGAAGTAGACAGCCAAATGACAGTGGTTGTGCGTGCCCTACCCGGTGCGGCAGAGCTGGACTGGAATAAACTTCGAGAAGAACTTAAAACCGCGTTTTATACAGCGGTACATAAGACGGCCAAGTCATGA
- the rpmH gene encoding 50S ribosomal protein L34 produces MSKRTFQPNNRRRAKTHGFRLRMQTRAGRAILAARRRKGRSELSA; encoded by the coding sequence ATGTCGAAGCGTACTTTCCAGCCGAACAACCGTCGTCGTGCAAAGACCCACGGTTTCCGTCTACGCATGCAGACCCGCGCCGGCCGCGCTATCTTGGCCGCTCGTCGTCGCAAGGGCCGTTCAGAGCTTTCTGCTTAG